The following are from one region of the Rosistilla carotiformis genome:
- the eboE gene encoding metabolite traffic protein EboE — protein sequence MTNQWMTGYCTNVHAGTDIAQIRTNLDQIAVAVRDRLASPSMGVGLWIPAEAAAELAAPNASAAFAAWLADRHLVPFTINGFPYGNFHQAVVKHRVYLPTWWEDARRDYTLQLVEILHQILPAGVNGSISTLPLGWGEPHPSTQQMQQAAANLKQVAARLEAIEQASGRRIVIAIEPEPGCVIDTTDDMIQFFDQYLPSTNLRRYLTVCHDICHAAVMCEEQSVVLQRYADAGIGIGKVQVSSAIEVPWHAMDDDARHAAIEQLTGFAEDRYLHQTMVVSKTGDKRLVEDLPELLGSGEPADDHSWRIHFHVPIYLDRFGQLHATRQAVVDCIVALSTTQGLDFSGHLEAETYAWGVLPSALKVDNLADGIAEEMRWLQAQIGR from the coding sequence GTGACTAACCAGTGGATGACAGGGTATTGCACCAACGTGCATGCCGGTACCGATATCGCTCAGATCCGCACCAATCTCGACCAAATCGCAGTCGCGGTCCGCGATCGACTGGCATCGCCATCGATGGGTGTTGGACTGTGGATCCCGGCCGAAGCGGCGGCCGAACTGGCGGCCCCCAACGCTTCGGCAGCGTTCGCGGCATGGCTGGCCGATCGCCACCTGGTCCCGTTCACAATCAACGGCTTCCCCTACGGCAATTTCCATCAAGCGGTCGTCAAACACCGTGTCTACCTTCCCACCTGGTGGGAAGACGCACGCCGTGACTACACGCTTCAATTGGTGGAGATCTTGCATCAGATCCTCCCCGCAGGCGTGAACGGTTCGATCAGCACGTTGCCGTTGGGCTGGGGAGAACCGCACCCTAGCACTCAACAAATGCAGCAAGCGGCAGCGAATTTGAAGCAGGTTGCCGCAAGACTCGAAGCGATCGAGCAAGCGTCGGGACGCCGGATCGTGATCGCTATCGAACCCGAACCGGGCTGCGTGATCGATACGACCGACGACATGATTCAGTTTTTCGATCAGTATTTGCCTAGCACGAACCTGCGACGGTACCTGACCGTCTGCCATGACATTTGTCACGCGGCAGTGATGTGCGAGGAGCAATCGGTCGTCTTGCAACGGTACGCCGACGCGGGGATTGGAATCGGCAAGGTGCAGGTTTCCAGTGCGATCGAAGTTCCCTGGCATGCGATGGATGACGACGCGAGGCACGCCGCAATCGAACAATTGACAGGCTTTGCTGAAGACCGCTACCTGCATCAAACGATGGTTGTTTCGAAAACGGGAGACAAGCGTTTGGTGGAGGATCTCCCCGAACTGCTCGGCTCGGGCGAGCCAGCGGATGATCACAGCTGGCGGATTCATTTCCATGTGCCAATCTATTTGGATCGGTTCGGGCAATTGCACGCCACGCGACAGGCGGTGGTCGATTGCATCGTGGCGCTTTCAACAACTCAGGGGCTCGATTTTTCTGGACACTTGGAAGCGGAAACCTACGCATGGGGCGTTCTCCCCAGCGCGCTGAAGGTAGATAATTTGGCCGATGGCATTGCGGAAGAAATGCGTTGGTTGCAAGCACAGATTGGGAGATGA
- a CDS encoding PVC-type heme-binding CxxCH protein — protein sequence MLLLCVAQPVFAIKPPQVLDPDWQIELVLSEPEIVTPTGCCIDHDGNLMVVECHTHFPPEGYAGPKTDRIYRIEDSDGDGIPDRKRLFYEQGQATMAIAPLEDGWFAVATRSELVRIRDSDGDHVADQREVLLSLKTTATYPHNGLSGLTMDAAGWLYVGQGENLGEPYELIAVDGSKQVGDGEGGNIFRCTFDGHDLQRVATGFWNPFGITIDPSGRLWTVGNDPDAMPPCRLIHVVRGADYGFQFRFGRAGTHPLQAWNGELPGTLPMAAGTGEAPCDLIAHGDRLWVTSWGDNRIERYRPQSRGASWSSEAEVFVQGDASFRPVAMAAAADGSVFVTDWADRSYPVHGKGRVWRLSRKASASAPTESFPVLTAAEIETNRIQNAAETTLDERLKALESDDVFLRQAALVGLVESNQLAAIDQGALRSPRQREALLTGWRWQELTAPGSISPQQRDALIAWGLTDIDPDVAFTALRWATEQRCKDHLPAIRKLLERDSLSPRLFSAVVASIAYLENGSAARGVRDPAREKLLLEFAANPTTALGLRAMAIEMLPSESKLPTAEQLAKWIVQANDRSLGVQGVRMLVARGGDDDFAQLAILASTESVDLQTRADAIAGLARNAGPHGMVLNQMALPRQPDVIRREAERVLKQTRQDHSAALPHREDLDRWNDLVGSGGDPESGRRVFFRTTCVNCHSHRGRGASTGPDLTSLSGHMTRRRVLESILHPSKEVGPLYVPWRVVTIDGQVLTGLKLDKAGVGNSLRLQGADGLIFEVPLADIESQLPVAQSIMPTGLEGTMSIEELRDLIAFLVHPTP from the coding sequence TTGCTGCTCCTTTGCGTCGCCCAGCCGGTGTTCGCCATCAAACCGCCGCAGGTGCTCGATCCCGACTGGCAGATCGAGTTGGTTTTGTCGGAGCCCGAAATCGTCACTCCAACAGGTTGTTGTATCGACCATGATGGCAATCTGATGGTGGTCGAATGTCACACCCATTTTCCACCCGAAGGATACGCCGGTCCCAAAACCGATCGGATCTACCGAATCGAAGACAGCGACGGTGATGGGATCCCCGATCGCAAGCGTCTGTTTTACGAACAGGGGCAAGCGACGATGGCGATCGCGCCGCTGGAAGATGGTTGGTTCGCTGTCGCCACGCGCAGCGAATTGGTGCGGATTCGGGACAGCGATGGCGATCACGTGGCCGATCAACGCGAGGTTTTGTTGTCTCTGAAAACAACCGCCACCTACCCGCACAACGGACTCTCGGGGTTGACGATGGACGCGGCGGGTTGGCTGTACGTCGGCCAAGGCGAGAACCTTGGCGAACCTTACGAATTGATCGCCGTCGACGGTTCGAAGCAAGTTGGCGATGGCGAAGGGGGCAACATCTTTCGCTGCACCTTCGATGGACATGATCTGCAACGCGTCGCGACCGGATTCTGGAATCCGTTTGGGATCACGATCGATCCCTCCGGGCGTTTGTGGACTGTCGGGAACGATCCCGACGCGATGCCGCCTTGTCGGCTGATCCATGTCGTCCGCGGCGCGGACTACGGATTCCAATTCCGATTTGGGCGGGCCGGCACCCATCCGCTGCAAGCCTGGAATGGTGAATTGCCAGGCACCCTTCCGATGGCCGCGGGCACGGGCGAGGCCCCCTGCGACCTGATTGCTCACGGCGATCGGCTGTGGGTGACCAGTTGGGGCGACAATCGCATCGAACGTTATCGACCGCAATCGCGGGGAGCGTCTTGGTCTAGCGAGGCCGAAGTGTTTGTCCAAGGGGATGCCAGCTTCCGTCCCGTCGCGATGGCTGCCGCCGCCGACGGATCGGTTTTTGTGACCGATTGGGCGGATCGCAGCTATCCCGTGCACGGCAAAGGGAGAGTATGGCGTCTGAGCCGGAAGGCCAGTGCATCCGCGCCAACCGAATCGTTTCCCGTTTTGACGGCTGCCGAAATCGAAACCAATCGAATTCAAAATGCCGCCGAGACGACACTGGATGAAAGGCTGAAAGCTTTAGAGAGCGACGACGTGTTCCTTCGTCAGGCGGCCCTTGTTGGCTTGGTAGAATCCAATCAGCTTGCGGCGATCGATCAGGGGGCATTGAGGTCGCCGCGTCAGCGTGAAGCGTTGTTGACCGGTTGGCGTTGGCAAGAATTGACAGCCCCCGGTAGCATCTCCCCCCAACAACGCGATGCGTTGATCGCGTGGGGATTGACCGACATCGATCCCGACGTCGCGTTCACGGCGCTGCGTTGGGCAACGGAGCAGCGATGCAAGGATCATTTACCTGCGATTCGCAAACTGTTGGAGCGAGATTCGCTGTCGCCTCGGTTGTTCTCCGCAGTCGTTGCTTCAATCGCCTACCTCGAAAATGGCTCGGCCGCTCGTGGCGTCCGCGACCCCGCACGGGAGAAACTGCTCTTGGAGTTCGCTGCCAATCCCACCACTGCGTTGGGGCTGCGTGCGATGGCAATCGAAATGCTCCCCAGTGAATCGAAGCTTCCAACGGCCGAACAATTAGCAAAATGGATCGTCCAGGCAAACGATCGATCTCTGGGAGTCCAGGGCGTCCGGATGTTGGTCGCCCGTGGCGGCGATGACGACTTCGCCCAGTTGGCAATCCTGGCCAGCACGGAATCGGTCGACCTGCAAACCCGCGCCGATGCGATCGCCGGCTTGGCCCGTAATGCCGGACCGCATGGTATGGTGCTGAATCAAATGGCACTGCCGCGCCAGCCCGACGTGATCCGCCGCGAAGCGGAACGCGTACTGAAGCAAACTCGCCAAGATCACTCGGCAGCGCTGCCCCACCGCGAGGATCTTGATCGCTGGAACGATCTGGTTGGCAGCGGAGGGGATCCTGAATCGGGGCGGCGGGTTTTCTTTCGCACAACCTGTGTTAATTGTCATTCGCATCGGGGCCGCGGCGCTTCGACGGGGCCCGATCTCACAAGTTTGTCCGGCCACATGACGCGGCGTCGCGTGCTCGAATCGATCCTGCATCCGAGCAAAGAAGTCGGCCCTCTGTATGTTCCGTGGCGGGTCGTGACAATCGACGGCCAGGTGCTGACGGGGCTCAAGCTGGATAAAGCAGGGGTTGGCAACAGCCTTCGTTTACAGGGGGCCGATGGTCTGATCTTCGAAGTTCCGTTGGCTGATATCGAGAGCCAATTGCCGGTCGCGCAATCGATCATGCCGACGGGGTTGGAAGGAACGATGAGTATCGAAGAGCTGCGCGACCTGATCGCTTTTCTGGTGCATCCCACACCGTGA
- a CDS encoding cold-shock protein, with translation MDNPPILRQLNHSLLVQQAPFFVRLSGRIVTWPARVARRAGCVYLRFRATWENCEVSQGTIKKITDKGFGFIDGERGDIFFHHSAVVEGSFESLREGQNVEYTEGSGPKGPRAENVRASE, from the coding sequence GTGGATAATCCACCCATTCTTCGTCAGCTGAATCATTCTCTTTTAGTTCAGCAAGCTCCCTTTTTTGTTCGTCTTTCGGGACGAATTGTAACTTGGCCTGCACGTGTTGCACGGCGTGCCGGTTGCGTCTATCTACGTTTTCGTGCTACCTGGGAGAATTGCGAAGTGTCGCAAGGAACGATTAAGAAAATTACGGACAAGGGTTTTGGCTTCATCGATGGCGAGCGTGGAGATATCTTCTTCCACCACTCGGCAGTAGTCGAAGGCAGTTTTGAAAGCCTGCGTGAAGGTCAAAATGTTGAATACACTGAAGGTAGCGGCCCCAAGGGACCGCGTGCTGAGAACGTTCGCGCTAGCGAATAA